The Vibrio coralliilyticus genome segment AGTCAGAAATTTACTATTTAGCTTCATAGGAAGGCCTAGCCGGTAGACTAGGCCTTTTTGAGTTGTTATCCGAATAAATGGCCTAGAAGCCTTTGATGTTCTCTGCTTCCAGTTCAGTAAAATACTTGACTGTCTTAACTTTCAACTCTTGAGTGGAAGGTGCATCACATACGATGACAGATTTAGGATGAAGCTGAAGCGCAGATACTGTCCACAAATGGTTCACACTCCCTTCAACAGCCGCTTCAAGTGCAAGAGCTTTATTATGACCAGTGACCAGAATCATTATTTCTTCAGAATCAAGCAATGTACCTACGCCGATAGTGAGTGCATACTTAGGTACTTGACTGATGTCACCATCAAAGAAGCGTGAGTTGGCGATACGAGTGTCTTCGGTCAGGGTTTTGATACGCGTACGAGAAGATAAAGAAGAGGCGGGTTCGTTGAATGCAATGTGCCCATCATTACCTACACCGCCCATAAACAAGTTAATGCGGCCGTATGATTTAATTTTGTCTTCGTAACGCTGGCACTCGGCTTCGTGATCCACCGCATTGCCATCTAACAAGTTGATGTTCTCTTCCTGAATATCGATGTGGTTGAAAAAGTTGTTATACATGAAAGAGCGGTATGACTCGGGGTGGTCGGCTGGAATGCCAATGTACTCATCCATATTAAATGTCACTACGTGTTTAAAGCTGACTTCACCTGCCTGATAAAGCTCTATCAGCGCTTTATAAGTGGCTAGAGGAGTCCCACCTGTTGGCAAACCTAATACAAAAGGACGTTCAGCCGTTGGTTGGAAGTTATTAATGCGTTTAGCGATATGTGCTGCAGCCCATTTACCGACCTGCGCTGCTTTGTTTAACGGGATTAGTCTCATTGGTTGCCCCTAATGTTGGAATTGTGATGCTCTGAAACATTAATTTGCATTATAAAATAAGTTTGTGGTGGCGGCTATTGTTTTCGGTCAATTTTTGCCTTTTCTTTGCCAAACTGCTTTATATCATCTCAAGCCAAGTGATCATCTCGTGATTTTTAACGAAAAAATTCATCATGAAAATTAAGGCCACAAATATATGCTCCTGTGGCATATTTTGTATTTTATTCATCAACTAATCGTGGGAGTGAGGTACACTTAAACAAAAGGAGGCATAACTCCTTAACTTTTGTTGTGACTGGCCGACAAGCATTTTAGATGGCAACGCCAGTTGAAGGTGAAGAAAAGATATAGATGAATGTTATAGGGATCGCCATTGGCGCGACTGGTTTACTGCTGCTTTGTTTGTTCATGTGGATGCTTGCATTGCAGCTTCGTAAGAAGCGACTGGAACAAGAGCGTAAAGAGCGTGAAGTTGCTTACCGGAAAGCAATGGAAAAAAATCGCAAGCAAGAGCAGGAAGAGCGAGTTTATAAAGCTGAAAATGGCCATGTTCCGACCATCCTTTTTTTGGCTAAAGAGGCAGAACGTTCAAGGCCTAAAGAAGCTCTGTATTGGTACAACAAAGCGGCAAGACTGGATAATGTCAATGGTATGTACGGTGTTGTACGTATCAGTAATAAAATGAATCAGGACCTAGTTTTGAGAGAAGAAGCCAAATTTTGGCAGACCTGTATTCCTGCAATGGAAGGCAGCATTCCTCATAAATTCGAAATGGCATTGGCCTTATTTTATGGTCGAGGTACTGAGCAAAATATTGGCAAAGCAATTCAAGTCATGAAGCAGGCGGCGGAACAAAACTACCTTGATGCACTGATATTCTTGGGTGACTGGTTTGCATCGCCTCACAACCCTGAGCCTAACCCACGCTTGTCTACGGAGTATTACCAGCAAGCGGCATCTCAGAGAAGTAATGAGGGTCGTATGAAGCTTGGGCTTAATTACATCCGTGGAATTGGCGTGACTGCGAATTTTTCACGAGGCTGTTATTGGTTAGAGCGAGCAGCTGAGAAAGGGTATACCGATGCAATGTATAGCGCAGGCGAAGCTTGGATGGATCAACGGCCTAATGGCAATTCCATTGCGTATATATGGCTATTTCTAGCGGGGCAACTAGGGCATGAGCAGGCTCGCATATTGCGAGATCAGGTTGCACTTAGTATTGGAGTCGATACCGTTGTTGGCCTGCAGTCATTGTCGAAACCGATTTTGAAAAAAATTCGCGATAACAAGGTAAGTAAGCATGCGGTTATCAAGGCGCTCAATAAGTTATACAAGCGTAATATCCCGCTTCAAGAACAGGATGTGTTAGGTGAGGAGGAGATCGAGTTAGATTTAGTGAGTGAAGTGCCGCCTATTGTAGAAGAATCGGTTGAAGCCGTACCCAGCGAATCGGAAGTGAAAGAAAAGTTGGATTTCTCGCAATCCAATATCGATAAAGCCTAAACTAAGCCCCTTGATTTCAGGGGCTTCTTGTTACTTGCTACGCTAAATTTACCTGCAGTTGTTCATCTGTCATGTATTTATGTTTATTACTGATATTTCTTAAATGCATGAACATGAATTCGGGGAAAGCTGGGGCAAGGATATCGTTTGGTTGCCAGACAATACCTCCTACAAAAATATAGCGTCCTTGTATTTCCTCATGGTGGAGAGGGTTGTTCATAGGCGTTGACAATTCAGCTCTCACCCCTTCAATGACACAGACAACCTGCCCCTTAGCAACCCCAATAATACGTTGGACTAGGTTGGCTTTCACACCACAGCGCCATGCTTGCCTTGTGGCCATTTCAAACCCATATTCTCTAACATGCCGATTAATATTGACGATTAAGTTCATACTAGATTTCAATCAGAGAGAAAGGAATTAAGTTAAGGGCAACTTATCTAATAAGCGAGCGGATCAATGTGATGACTTCTCAGTAGATGAGGAAAGTGTCATATCTGTGTGTTTAGTTCTCTATTTTTATTCGCCACTTTCGGAAATGTAACTCATTTTATGATTGATTCTAGTTAACAATTGATTCACATTAGGCGCAAACAATAAGAGGGATAATTCATGTCTACTGCCAGCTTTTTACGTCTAATCTGTCTTGCGGCTATCTGGGGCGGGTCGTTTCTATTTATGAAAATAGCGGCCAATACTTTTGGACCGGCATATTTGATTGAGTTTCGAGTAGGATTTGCTGCGCTGAGTTTGTTTCTTATCTCTCTTTATCTACGTAAGAAATTGGCGTTTAGACAGCATTTCCAGCATTTTATGATAATCGGGTTATTTAATACCGCTCTACCATTTTTGTTATTTGCGTATGCTGCGCAAACTTTGAACGCATCAACATTATCGGTGCTCAATTCAACCTCTGTGATCTGGGGAGCTTTGATTGGTGCTGTCTGGCATAAGTCAATTCTGACAAGAAAAGCCGTGTTTGGTATGTTGCTTGGTGTCACAGGTGTTGGGATCTTAGTGGGGTGGGATGCGGTTAACAT includes the following:
- a CDS encoding tetratricopeptide repeat protein; the protein is MNVIGIAIGATGLLLLCLFMWMLALQLRKKRLEQERKEREVAYRKAMEKNRKQEQEERVYKAENGHVPTILFLAKEAERSRPKEALYWYNKAARLDNVNGMYGVVRISNKMNQDLVLREEAKFWQTCIPAMEGSIPHKFEMALALFYGRGTEQNIGKAIQVMKQAAEQNYLDALIFLGDWFASPHNPEPNPRLSTEYYQQAASQRSNEGRMKLGLNYIRGIGVTANFSRGCYWLERAAEKGYTDAMYSAGEAWMDQRPNGNSIAYIWLFLAGQLGHEQARILRDQVALSIGVDTVVGLQSLSKPILKKIRDNKVSKHAVIKALNKLYKRNIPLQEQDVLGEEEIELDLVSEVPPIVEESVEAVPSESEVKEKLDFSQSNIDKA
- the nagB gene encoding glucosamine-6-phosphate deaminase, whose product is MRLIPLNKAAQVGKWAAAHIAKRINNFQPTAERPFVLGLPTGGTPLATYKALIELYQAGEVSFKHVVTFNMDEYIGIPADHPESYRSFMYNNFFNHIDIQEENINLLDGNAVDHEAECQRYEDKIKSYGRINLFMGGVGNDGHIAFNEPASSLSSRTRIKTLTEDTRIANSRFFDGDISQVPKYALTIGVGTLLDSEEIMILVTGHNKALALEAAVEGSVNHLWTVSALQLHPKSVIVCDAPSTQELKVKTVKYFTELEAENIKGF
- a CDS encoding acyl-CoA synthetase, with protein sequence MNLIVNINRHVREYGFEMATRQAWRCGVKANLVQRIIGVAKGQVVCVIEGVRAELSTPMNNPLHHEEIQGRYIFVGGIVWQPNDILAPAFPEFMFMHLRNISNKHKYMTDEQLQVNLA